In one window of Carassius carassius chromosome 38, fCarCar2.1, whole genome shotgun sequence DNA:
- the LOC132119762 gene encoding filamin A-interacting protein 1-like isoform X2 — protein MTLTRLKLLIDQEKTYQERKEEENNKKVTNLKDELTKLKSFTLLVVDEQQRLAEELTFQTTKVQELQNTAIQAQEELSSTQTRLQEEENKVLRLEEELRNQACHFHQEQEAMTAKLTNEDAQNRQLRQKLSALSRQLDELEETNKTLHRAEEELQELRDKMSRGECGNSSLVSEVEELRKRVLEMEGKDEELIKMEDMCRDLNRKLEKESSQSCSLKAEVDKLNHRIMDLEKLEDAFGKSKQECNSLKSNTEKERTMTKHMSNELDVLRVRIKELEATEVHLEKTELALKEDLTKLKTLTVMLVDERKAMAEKLKLMEEKVQNSTGKLQAEQDKVNTVTEKLIEESKRALRSKAELEEKMCIATRERDELKARLKVEEEKNSDLQSKVSMMKKRLQSLEAVERELLRNKVKEEHTKSPVPYHYQQEDNKVKDLTQEVERLRRKLKEVKVVEGDLLKTEDEFESLEKRYSNEQERAKALMEELEISRKELSKFQLAEKEESNQEHILYKRLKEEEAKSSHLTREVEALKEKIHEYMGTEESICRLNTDHTTLQRKLTQQEVRNKELAREMETLTRELERYRRFSKSLRPGMNGRRFSDLQVSTKEVQTDPTDSLSPNYKNLVPMERALVNGKLYMESDPEDEVNYNEINLTKCTPSHMNNVNNLNNNMRRVRGPFLKTREIQHPINGTTQPRQNGNHVQQGDLFLAQSPGQPLLIKVTPDHGHNMATLEITSPTTENAQSYTSTAVIPTSGAPPKQRITILQNSPISPSNKPKGSPPPPESPCSPGTPDRSMSPLTMAAYSQTLASESCGSVSPDRAMSPIQIVSVTTGSPDRLEPIELVGGHTVFRVSPERQNSWQLQRSNSSGPNVITTDDNKIHIHLGSPYIQAVNTTAKSIPYYSLGPEQRIPVLTSGTPAKGNNKITSSIVIKPTSSPISRPSQITMPLESFRRPGPTRIPKPKGSNSAVQTPLNSGKCVSNNPNLNQPTKS, from the exons ATGACACTGACCAG actgaaactgctcattGATCAGGAAAAGACATACCAGGAGAGAAAGGAGGAAGAGAACAATAAGAAAGTCACAAATCTGAAGGACGAGCTGACCAAGCTTAAATCCTTCACACTGCTAGTGGTTGACGAACAGCAGCGGCTCGCAGAGGAGCTGACCTTTCAAACAACGAAGGTCCAGGAACTCCAGAATACTGCCATTCAAGCCCAAGAGGAGCTGAGCTCCACCCAAACTCGGCTGCAAGAAGAGGAGAACAAAGTCCTTCGCTTGGAGGAGGAGTTACGCAACCAGGCCTGCCATTTCCACCAAGAACAGGAAGCCATGACTGCCAAACTGACCAATGAAGATGCCCAGAACAGACAGCTGCGGCAGAAGCTCTCCGCCCTCAGCCGACAGTTAGATGAGCTGGAAGAAACCAACAAGACCCTGCACAGAGCGGAGGAAGAACTGCAGGAGCTGCGGGATAAAATGAGCCGAGGGGAGTGCGGCAACTCCAGCCTAGTATCAGAGGTGGAGGAGTTGAGGAAACGAGTGCTCGAAATGGAGGGAAAGGATGAGGAGCTGATCAAGATGGAGGACATGTGCAGGGACCTCAACAGAAAGCTGGAGAAGGAGTCGAGTCAGAGCTGTAGCTTGAAAGCAGAGGTGGACAAGTTGAATCACAGAATCATGGACCTTGAAAAGCTAGAAGACGCCTTTGGGAAGAGTAAGCAGGAGTGCAATTCACTGAAAAGCAACACAGAAAAAGAGCGGACCATGACTAAACACATGTCCAATGAACTAGATGTGCTGAGAGTCAGAATCAAAGAGCTTGAAGCTACCGAGGTTCATTTGGAGAAGACGGAGCTTGCGCTGAAAGAGGATCTGACAAAACTGAAAACACTGACTGTCATGCTGGTGGATGAGAGAAAAGCCATGGCCGAAAAGTTAAAGCTGATGGAGGAAAAAGTGCAAAACAGCACTGGCAAACTGCAGGCAGAACAAGACAAAGTCAACACTGTCACTGAAAAACTGATCGAAGAGAGCAAGAGAGCTCTGCGGTCAAAGGCCGAACTGGAGGAGAAGATGTGTATTGCCACTAGGGAGAGGGACGAGCTCAAAGCTAGGCTGAAAGTAGAAGAAGAGAAAAACAGTGACCTTCAGTCCAAGGTCAGCATGATGAAAAAGAGGCTTCAGTCACTGGAAGCAGTGGAAAGAGAATTATTGAGGAACAAGGTCAAAGAGGAGCACACAAAGAGCCCAGTTCCTTACCACTACCAACAAGAAGACAACAAAGTGAAAGATTTGACCCAGGAAGTGGAGCGCCTCAGGAGGAAGTTAAAGGAGGTGAAGGTGGTTGAGGGTGATCTTTTGAAAACTGAAGATGAGTTTGAATCCCTGGAAAAGAGATATTCCAATGAACAGGAACGAGCAAAAGCCTTGATGGAGGAGCTGGAGATCTCCAGGAAGGAACTGTCCAAGTTCCAGTTGGCTGAGAAAGAGGAATCCAACCAagaacatatactgtataaacgtCTGAAAGAGGAAGAGGCCAAATCCAGCCATCTCACTAGAGAGGTTGAAGCCCTCAAAGAGAAGATCCATGAGTACATGGGCACAGAGGAATCCATCTGCCGATTGAACACAGACCACACGACCCTACAGAGAAAACTCACCCAGCAAGAGGTCAGGAACAAAGAGCTGGCCAGAGAGATGGAGACCCTTACACGAGAACTCGAGAGATACCGCCGCTTCAGTAAGAGTCTAAGGCCGGGCATGAACGGAAGACGTTTCTCAGATCTCCAAGTCTCCACAAAGGAGGTGCAGACAGACCCAACAGACAGCCTATCCCCAAATTACAAGAACCTTGTACCAATGGAACGCGCCCTGGTCAATGGAAAGCTTTATATGGAGAGCGATCCGGAGGATGAGGTTAATTACAATGAGATCAACCTCACAAAATGCACTCCTTCACACATGAACAATGTCAACAATCTTAACAACAACATGAGAAGAGTCAGAGGCCCTTTTCTTAAGACTAGAGAAATCCAGCATCCAATAAATGGCACGACACAACCGAGACAGAACGGTAATCACGTTCAACAGGGAGACCTGTTCCTTGCACAAAGTCCTGGACAACCCCTCCTTATCAAAGTGACCCCTGACCACGGGCACAACATGGCAACTCTTGAGATCACGAGTCCCACCACAGAGAACGCCCAGTCCTATACAAGCACAGCGGTCATCCCGACAAGCGGCGCTCCTCCAAAACAGCGCATTACGATCCTCCAGAACTCACCAATCTCACCTTCCAACAAGCCCAAGggttctcctcctcctccagagAGTCCATGCAGCCCAGGCACGCCTGATCGCTCCATGTCGCCGCTCACCATGGCAGCCTATTCGCAAACTCTAGCTTCGGAGTCCTGCGGATCAGTGAGCCCGGACCGAGCCATGTCGCCCATTCAGATTGTGTCCGTTACCACCGGAAGCCCTGACCGGTTGGAGCCGATAGAGCTTGTGGGAGGTCATACGGTTTTCCGTGTGAGCCCAGAAAGGCAGAACAGCTGGCAACTGCAGAGGTCCAACAGCTCAGGTCCAAATGTCATTACCACTGATGACAATAAAATCCATATTCACTTAGGGAGCCCCTACATTCAAGCTGTAAACACCACAGCCAAATCCATCCCATATTACTCCCTCGGGCCGGAGCAAAGGATTCCTGTGCTAACCAGTGGCACTCCAGCCAAAGGCAACAACAAAATCACAAGCAGCATTGTGATAAAGCCCACATCCAGTCCAATCTCACGACCCTCACAAATTACA ATGCCTCTGGAATCATTCCGGCGTCCTGGACCCACCAGGATTCCCAAACCCAAAGGATCAAACAGCGCCGTACAAACCCCACTGAACTCTGGGAAATGTGTGTCTAACAACCCTAACCTGAACCAGCCAACCAAATCATGA